The genomic interval TACCAGGACTGGAAGGTTTTAGAGGGTATATCAATTGCTCTGACCTCGTTTACGCCTTGAAATGGATCTGTTTCAGGTTTCTGACCCAAACAAGGCTGCTTTACCTTTTTCACTCAAGTCTCCTATGAAGCTATCAAGCCGCCTGAAAATGTATTTTCGCGCATACAGGTTTATGGCCAAGGGTCTGTTGTCACAGGACCATCCCATACTCGCGCACATCATTCCAATGAGGCGGTGCAATTTGTCCTGCACGTATTGCAACGAATACGACGACTTTTCGAAACCGGTGTCAACCGAGGTCATGTTCGAGCGTTTGAATAAGCTCGCAAGCCTGGGAACCACGGCTATCATCATCAGCGGCGGTGAGCCACTGATGCATCCCGAAATCGAGAGCATCGTCGCGAAGATCAGGCAACGCGGGATGCTGGCGTGCTTGATCACGAATGGATATCTGCTGACGCAAGAGAAGATCAAGAAGCTCAATGCAGCGGGCCTCGAGTACATGCAGATTAGCATCGACAACGTGAACCCCGATGATGTTTCGAAGAAGAGCCTGAAGGTGCTGGACAAGAAACTTGTTTGGCTATCGGAGCTCGCCGAGTTCAGGGTGAACATAAACTCGGTCATCGGCGGCGGCATCAAGACTCCTGAAGATGCGTTGACTGTTGGCTTGCGCGCGGTTGAATTGAAATTCTCAAGCTCGCTCGGCATCATTCACGACGGGCTGGGGACACTCAAGCCGCTCAAAGGCGTCGAACGTGACGTCTATTTCGAGATGAAAGACCTGGGCAAGAAGGGTCACGTCAGATGGAACGGCTTTCAGAAGAACCTGGTCGATGGCAAGCCAAACCAATGGCGTTGCCGGGCTGGAGCGCGCTATCTTTACGTTTGCGAGGATGGGCTCGTTCACTACTGTTCCCAGCAGCGCGGCTATCCCGGGGTCCCTCTCAGTAGCTACACCAAAGAGGACATTCGGAGAGAGTATCTGACCAAGAAGGCGTGCGCACCTTACTGCACAATCGCCTGTGTGCACCAGGTTGCGACGTTTGATAACTGGCGCGATCCGCAAACGCTGGGCGTGAAAGGCGCGGTTCGGCGCGAGTCGGTTCAGGCAATCCAGACGCTGTATCAGATCGAGCAAACCGAAAAAGTGTAGTTTTGAGTCTGGTTCTTTGATGTGCGCCCGGATGGATTCCGGGCTGGTTAGAAGCAATGATAACGAGCGCCGCTAAGTGGCGGCGCGTGTGAATAACAAAGTCCCGCGGGAGCTAGTGGGATTCTTAGAGCTTTAGCGGACGAGGAGAAAATGACATGCATAAACCTGTGAAGTACGCGGAGAAGGGACTGACCTACGTCGCGCGCGGCGGGTGGGCGGTATTTGAAAGGATTAACCGAATCAAACCTAACCCTTCGTTCACTCCGAAATGGTCCGAAAAGCCGCTGCTTAAGTCCTATCAGAAAACCAAGCCGCCCCTGGGCTGGCCGCGAACCACGGATTCATTGTGCCCCAAGTGCATTCCTGAGATTCGCCAACAAATCGTTGACGGCAAGCTTCCTCACGAAATACTTCTCAACGAAAGAATCGGCGAGATCAAAGCTCAGATAATCGAGCGCGACGGCAAGATATTGATGGTCAAGGACTGCGAGAAGCACGGTCACTTCGAAGATGTGATGTCGAATGACCCTGCCTTCTTCAAACATCTCGAGGAAGTATTCCCAGGCCGGGACATCCGTGCCCACAACGACGAGAAGATGCACAAGCACGGCTCGAGCACGATCAAACACGGGCGGGGATCGGTGCTGACGGTCGACCTTACCAACCGCTGCAACATGATGTGCGACCCGTGCTTCATGGACGCCAACCAGGTCGGGTTTGTGCACGAGCTCACCTGGGAAGACATCAAGACACTGCTCGACAACGCAATTTCGATCAAGCCCCGCCGACAAATGTCGGTGCAGTTCTCGGGCGGCGAGCCGACGATGTCGCCTTATTTCCTGGATGCCGTTCGTTACGCTCGCAAAGTCGGTTACAACAGCGTGCAGGCGGCGACCAACGGAATCGAGTTCGCAAAGAGTCCCGAGTTTTGCAAAGAAGCGGCGGAAGCCGGATTGCGCTTCGCTTATTTGCAGTTCGACGGAATCGGCAACGCGGCCAATGAACACCGCAAGGTCGGCAACCTTTTTGACGTGAAGCTCCGCGCCATCGAGAACCTTCACAGCGCAGGCGTGGATATCGTGCCGGTGACCACGATCATCAACGGCATCAACAACGAGCAGGTTGGGCGCATCATTCAGTTCGCGCTCGACAATCCGAAGAAGATAAACTTCCTCTCGTTTCAGCCGGTCTCGTTCACCGGACGCGACGAAGAAATAACCGACGAGCGCCGGCATGCGCAAAGGTACACTCTCTCGCACATGGCCCACGACGTGAAGAATCAGACTGGACTGGGCGAGCCGATTCGGGACTGGTTTCCGATTTCATTCATGGCGACGTTTACCGATTGGGCTGACCTGGTTCACGGACCGCAGAACGATTGGGGCCAACTCAACTGCGGATGTCATCCAAACTGCGGGATCGGCATGGCCGTGATGATCGATAAAGAGACCAAGGAAGTGGCGCCGGTCACCGCATTCCTGCACGCCGAGCAGCTCGCCAAGGACATAATGAAGGTCAATGACGCGGCGCGGGGCAAGGTCTTATCGGTCGTGGGAATGGCCCTGGCGCTGATGAAGAATTACGATCCATTCAAGGCGCCGACACACTTCAGGCTCGTCCATTTGTTGAAGAAATTCGACAAGACCTTTGGGGCGACCGGCAAGGATTACGGCAAGGTATCCGGTGAGCGCACCGCCGAAGACATTGAGAAACGCCGGGCCGACCGATGGAACTTTCTGTTCATCGCCGGAATGTGGTTCCAGGACCTGTTCAACTACGACTTCCGCCGCACCGAGCAATGCATCATCCCGTACGCGACTCAAGAAGGCGAGATTTCCTTCTGCGCTTACAACACCGGTGTTGGCTGGCGGCAGATCATCGAGAAGATGCATATGACCGCGACTCTGACCAAGTGGTACGAAGAGAACGGGCGGCATGAGATCTTCGCCGGGGGCAAGTCAGTCGCGTTGAATAGCGCTGAGCACTCGCTGGTGCTCGACGAGGCGCTTGTGACCAAAGACATTCAACATGACCTTGACGATCTAGGCATCGCAAAGAACTCGAGAGAAGAGAAGCTGCGAGCGCAGCGAGATCGAATCAAGGAACAGCAGGAAAACGATCGTATGGCTAAGCTCTATAGGCAGCATGTGCTGAAGGAGCAGGGGACCCCGGAAGCTCAGATCGTTCAGATTCAGTTGAAGAGTTCCAAGCCGCGGCCGGAGGTTACGCCCGCAGGATTTGGCGACTGAGTACGCTCTTCACCGAGAGAATCAAAGAGGCCGCCGGGCGTCAAACTCGGCGGCCTCTTTTTGCCAGGCCGGAGGTTATCAGGACCGCGTCTTCCGATTGCGATCAGCTCCCGAGCTGATCCTTTGCGGAATGATAGAGTCCCGGTTCGCCTTTAAGACCGAATGGATCTTGTAGCCAGACTCGCCGACCGCTATGCGCCGATCGCTCCGGCTGCCTGTCTTCTTCGGGCAAGCGATCGCCGTCCAGCCACATCCGAGCCGAGGACGTGGCCGCGCGGAGGCGTAGCGACACGGCGACTATGACACCGCTCAACGCCGCTATGAGAATCAAACCGATCAGATTCATCGCCATCTCCGCGTCCCAGTATTCCATCGCCTCTAGTCTCCGTAGCTCTCGTGCACAGCGCGCATCGGCACCCTGAACCGCGCAGACCACAAAGCCAGCAGCCAGACCAGGCCCGGACTCGCTGAAAGCAGCCCGGACGCAATCATCAACGATCGCGGGCCGAACCAGGTCAACAGCCAGCCCGTGATGATCGTCGAAATCGCCATCGTCGCAAGCTCCAGCGACCGGTCTGTTGTGAACACTCTGCCGCGATAATCATCGGGCAGAATTCTCATCATCAACGTTTCTTGAAAGCCGAATTCGGCTCCAAGCACCAATCGACTGAGCCCTACCCACACCGCCATCGATGCAAGCGTGGGCATCAGACCCGCTACCGAAAAGAGCAGGCCGTGAGCAAGCAGCGACCATCCTATGAAATGACCGGCGCGATGCTCATTGGCGATCCACATGCCGACGCGCCGCGTCAGCATCATTCCCAGGAATACCCCGGCGCCGCCGGCCGTAAACAGCGCGGCTACGAACCAGTCTCCGCGCTCGCTCGACCCTTGTGCGAAAACGTGTCCGCCGATTCGATCGAACAGAATCGTTGTCATTCCACCGCCGCTGCCCCATCCGATGTTGACCAGAATCACCGCTCGCACGAACGGCGTTCGCCAGATGTACCGCAGCCCTTCGCGCAGGTCCGCGAAGAAACCTGCGCTTCCGGGCGCAAACGGCTGCTCGCTTCCGGCGATCGGCGTGATCGCCACAGCTTCCGCGGACATCGGGTCCGCCAGCACCGTGCTCTTTGCCGTCGCGTCTCGCTGTTGCCTCGTCGAGCCCGCAGGTATTCGAAGAATGAACAGCGCCGATCCGACGAATGACATCGCGTTCACAATGAACGCCGTGTTGTAGCCGAACTGCGCGGCCGTCAGCCCTCCGATCGCCGATCCGAGCGTGTACTGAAGAAA from Acidobacteriota bacterium carries:
- a CDS encoding radical SAM protein, which translates into the protein MKLSSRLKMYFRAYRFMAKGLLSQDHPILAHIIPMRRCNLSCTYCNEYDDFSKPVSTEVMFERLNKLASLGTTAIIISGGEPLMHPEIESIVAKIRQRGMLACLITNGYLLTQEKIKKLNAAGLEYMQISIDNVNPDDVSKKSLKVLDKKLVWLSELAEFRVNINSVIGGGIKTPEDALTVGLRAVELKFSSSLGIIHDGLGTLKPLKGVERDVYFEMKDLGKKGHVRWNGFQKNLVDGKPNQWRCRAGARYLYVCEDGLVHYCSQQRGYPGVPLSSYTKEDIRREYLTKKACAPYCTIACVHQVATFDNWRDPQTLGVKGAVRRESVQAIQTLYQIEQTEKV
- a CDS encoding radical SAM protein, with amino-acid sequence MHKPVKYAEKGLTYVARGGWAVFERINRIKPNPSFTPKWSEKPLLKSYQKTKPPLGWPRTTDSLCPKCIPEIRQQIVDGKLPHEILLNERIGEIKAQIIERDGKILMVKDCEKHGHFEDVMSNDPAFFKHLEEVFPGRDIRAHNDEKMHKHGSSTIKHGRGSVLTVDLTNRCNMMCDPCFMDANQVGFVHELTWEDIKTLLDNAISIKPRRQMSVQFSGGEPTMSPYFLDAVRYARKVGYNSVQAATNGIEFAKSPEFCKEAAEAGLRFAYLQFDGIGNAANEHRKVGNLFDVKLRAIENLHSAGVDIVPVTTIINGINNEQVGRIIQFALDNPKKINFLSFQPVSFTGRDEEITDERRHAQRYTLSHMAHDVKNQTGLGEPIRDWFPISFMATFTDWADLVHGPQNDWGQLNCGCHPNCGIGMAVMIDKETKEVAPVTAFLHAEQLAKDIMKVNDAARGKVLSVVGMALALMKNYDPFKAPTHFRLVHLLKKFDKTFGATGKDYGKVSGERTAEDIEKRRADRWNFLFIAGMWFQDLFNYDFRRTEQCIIPYATQEGEISFCAYNTGVGWRQIIEKMHMTATLTKWYEENGRHEIFAGGKSVALNSAEHSLVLDEALVTKDIQHDLDDLGIAKNSREEKLRAQRDRIKEQQENDRMAKLYRQHVLKEQGTPEAQIVQIQLKSSKPRPEVTPAGFGD
- a CDS encoding MFS transporter, which translates into the protein MKSASYCELLKGNKNFRRLWAGQVISELGTWFSFIAELGLVRMLSGSPLMTTALLVARLLPFLLVAPIAGVIADRGSRRRIMIAADLMRAVVAVAYVFAGLIGSAWLVVACSALMASLTMFFEAAKNASIPNMVTPREFLTANVLMFSTRFLQYTLGSAIGGLTAAQFGYNTAFIVNAMSFVGSALFILRIPAGSTRQQRDATAKSTVLADPMSAEAVAITPIAGSEQPFAPGSAGFFADLREGLRYIWRTPFVRAVILVNIGWGSGGGMTTILFDRIGGHVFAQGSSERGDWFVAALFTAGGAGVFLGMMLTRRVGMWIANEHRAGHFIGWSLLAHGLLFSVAGLMPTLASMAVWVGLSRLVLGAEFGFQETLMMRILPDDYRGRVFTTDRSLELATMAISTIITGWLLTWFGPRSLMIASGLLSASPGLVWLLALWSARFRVPMRAVHESYGD